The following coding sequences are from one Candidatus Hydrogenedens sp. window:
- a CDS encoding ABC transporter ATP-binding protein, giving the protein MIKSSEAINDSIIVKTEKLNKTFGKKIALKNVSIEVRRGRVFGLVGENGAGKTTLINHILGAYYAEEGSVLVFGLNPVLHPKEVLSRIGYLSETRDMPRWMRIEQFIRYMSAFYPSWDMEYAYRLLEQFELDPKRRIRALSRGELARTGLLVAMAHRPDLLLLDEPSSGLDPVARMDILSAVVRSVAEEGRTVLFSSHLLDEVERVADDVCMIHHGHVVLNGGLDEIRNRFHIYEVQKSGEDADFETISGVVRVLKLGHGYQVLYEGDIEEGKSKIQQKGGVIINIQPPSLEDVFIAYVKCHKKEVNL; this is encoded by the coding sequence AATTAAATAAAACATTTGGCAAAAAGATAGCCTTAAAAAATGTATCCATAGAAGTGCGTCGTGGTCGAGTATTTGGTTTGGTTGGGGAGAACGGAGCTGGTAAAACGACGTTAATCAATCATATATTAGGAGCATATTACGCAGAGGAGGGTTCGGTACTTGTATTTGGTTTGAACCCTGTTCTACATCCGAAGGAAGTGTTGAGTCGTATTGGGTATTTATCCGAGACACGGGATATGCCACGTTGGATGCGGATAGAGCAGTTTATCCGCTATATGTCTGCTTTTTATCCGAGTTGGGATATGGAGTATGCGTATCGGTTGTTGGAGCAATTTGAATTAGACCCGAAGCGGAGGATACGAGCATTATCGCGAGGGGAGTTAGCGAGGACGGGTTTATTGGTAGCGATGGCACATCGGCCGGACTTATTGTTATTGGACGAGCCGTCGTCGGGTTTAGACCCAGTGGCACGGATGGACATATTATCTGCGGTGGTTCGTTCGGTAGCGGAGGAAGGTCGAACGGTGCTATTTTCTTCGCATTTATTGGACGAGGTAGAGCGGGTTGCAGACGATGTATGCATGATTCATCACGGGCATGTTGTGTTAAACGGCGGGTTGGATGAGATACGGAATCGGTTTCATATATATGAAGTTCAAAAATCTGGCGAGGACGCAGATTTTGAGACGATTTCGGGTGTTGTCCGTGTTCTAAAGTTAGGGCATGGTTATCAGGTGTTATATGAAGGGGACATTGAAGAAGGCAAGTCAAAAATCCAGCAGAAAGGTGGGGTTATCATCAATATTCAGCCTCCATCATTGGAAGATGTGTTTATAGCGTATGTTAAATGCCATAAAAAGGAGGTAAACCTATGA